A stretch of the Equus quagga isolate Etosha38 chromosome 9, UCLA_HA_Equagga_1.0, whole genome shotgun sequence genome encodes the following:
- the TAS2R1 gene encoding taste receptor type 2 member 1, with amino-acid sequence MLESYLFVYLLFAVIQLLVGVLANGIIVVVNGTGLIKQRKMIPLDLLLSCLAISRICLQLGIFCINLNVLSLTEFTIFPDNFAIFTFVNELGLWFAAWLSVFYCAKIACIAHPLFFWLKMRIAKLVPWLIFGSLLYASIISVLHSKHTRILFQKIWLDLFSNNATAQIRELSVLQRSFLVIEFSLPFLIFLFSTLLLIFFLGRHTWQMRNTVTGTRNASMRIHISALLSILSFLVFYLAYYVMPALFFSQIFKLRNPIFLFCLFVVGSYPGGHSVILILGNPKLKQNVKKTLLHSKCCQ; translated from the coding sequence atgctTGAGTCTTacctttttgtttatcttctttttgcAGTAATTCAATTGCTCGTTGGAGTTTTAGCAAACGGCATCATTGTGGTTGTGAATGGCACTGGCTTGATCAAGCAGAGAAAGATGATTCCACTGGAcctccttctttcctgcctgGCGATTTCTAGAATTTGTCTGCAGTTGGGCATCTTCTGCATTAATCTGAATGTTCTCTCCTTGACTGAATTCACTATATTTCCGGACAATTTTGCAATTTTCACGTTTGTAAATGAATTGGGACTTTGGTTTGCCGCATGGCTCAGCGTTTTCTACTGTGCCAAGATTGCCTGCATCGCTCACCCACTCTTCTTCTGGTTGAAGATGAGGATAGCCAAGTTGGTGCCATGGCTGATCTTCGGGTCCCTGCTATATGCATCGATCATTTCTGTTTTGCATAGCAAACATACACGGATTCTGTTCCAAAAAATCTGGTTGGACCTTTTCTCCAATAACGCAACAGCTCAAATCAGAGAACTATCTGTTTTACAGCGTTCCTTTCTTGTCATTGAGTTCTCATTACCGtttcttatcttccttttttctactCTGCTCTTGATATTTTTCCTGGGGAGACACACCTGGCAGATGAGAAACACAGTGACAGGCACCAGGAACGCTAGCATGCGTATCCACATCAGTGCACTTCTGTCCATCCTGTCCTTCCTGGTGTTCTACCTCGCCTACTATGTGAtgcctgctttgttcttttctcaaatttttaagcTCAGGAACCCCATCTTTCTATTCTGCCTCTTTGTGGTTGGATCATACCCCGGTGGACACTCTGTTATCTTAATTTTAGGAAATCCTAAACTGAAACAAAATGTGAAGAAGACCCTCCTTCACAGTAAGTGCTGTCAGTGA